TTTACCATTTTGAGACAGCATGTCTAGAGACTAAGCCTAGAGTCTAACTCACTAACTAGTCATCCCATTCTTCTTAcaaaccatcatcatcatcatcatcatcatctcaacTCACTGTAGAGCAGTTCTGTTCAGTAGTTTGTACACTGTTAGCACTGATGTGTTTATACAGTGACATTAACCATCAAAGTTGCACGTTAGTTATGCTCTGTCAGGAGAAGATATTTCCTACAGACTATCTATAATATctgggtgtgtttgtgttgcaGGAAGGCACCTAAGgcagaagaggagaagcagaggaagCTGGAGAAACTGAAAGGGGAGATGGGACGCATTACTGGGGTAAACATCACCATATAAGACCTGCGGGAGCCTGGGCATGAAGCTACTCTAAGGAGGGTTTGTTTGTGCTGAAGTAGTTTACtggttgttggttaagggttaaCTGAATGTGCAGTTaaagttagggtaagggttagggttagcacggTAGGGTAAAAAGCATGACATTTTTATGATTCAGTTGGATAAAAGTATTATTTTGAGGTGGGTAAACTGATTGATTAAtttaaggcctagattcaatcagatcaagcatagctgatgttttggcagacggaggtgtaactgcgttagagctgtcaaatcagtAAGCAGCTGCTCATggtcattgtcacgaagccacacccgtcccactcgcgttagaagttcagaatgagagtgtaggctatatagaaataatgaggatttctattggcctaatcaaggtgtagattaaatcacacattccagtgttcaaacttgtaaacaCGGCTGCATGGGATTCCTACTAATGTGAATCCGTGGCAATGTCCGCGATAGGTATAATGCCgggagccacttgtggatttgacaggtCGAATGCAGTTCGACCTCAGACACCGTCAAAACGCCAGCTATGTGGGTGTTGGCTAACGCGTATCTGATTGAATCAAGCCCTAAATTagataaacattattttgagttggATCAATTTATTTTGAGTTGATGGAATTATTATTTTTGATTTGGATAAATGTATTATTGTGAGTtggattaaattattattattattattattattaaattaatCAATCAGTTTACTCAAAATAATAACTctacacaaatcaaaataattTCATACAATTCAAATGACCAAACTCGAATTATTCAATAACCCTAACCATAGCatagccctaaccctaaacttaaccctagcttcatgtccacacccctctGGCTTGGAATGCAATTCTCATCAAATGAATGGGAAGTCTGAATACGAGGCAAATGTAAATAAGTTAGGACACCAGAAAGGGGCTGAAATACAGTACTACCCTGGGGAAAATGTGACATCTGGTAACCATAGAGGCTACTTTAGGGCCTAGATTgaatctctccttctctactcctttgtctgtctctaatccccaaccctctgctctcctctcccatctccatGTCTCCTGTTAGGAATGCAGTGACTCTGGAGCTCAGCAATCAgcatcctctccctccctccacattgGGGAACCCCCTACCTCCCCCGGGTCCTCAGACCTGGCCTCCTTCAAGCTACTGCGTCACCTCCAGAGCCGGGTCAAACAGCTCCGTGCTGAGAACCAGGCCCATGCCTGCAGCTCCTCTCAACTGGGCAAGACCCCACTAGGCAGGGCCCCAATGGAGCTGGCTGGGTCCTACCTGGAAACAGTGAGTTCTACGTGCCAACTGAGTGGGGAGGCAATGACATCCTCTGTCCTACTAATAGTAATAActtaataataatagtattttGGGTCCTGATTTAAATGAAGTGCTATTtacaaaggcttcataaagcattcataaagacttcataaacactacataaatgagtcacaaattatctataaccgtatgtcatgctCTGTAAAGgattcataaatgtggcataactctgtgacataaccaccaatgGCAAATGTGACATAACCTACTATGCCAAATATGACATAAACCAGTGCTTATTAAAGGGTGACATAAGCACCACTTAGtaaaggctttataaatcatattaaattgaggcttcacaaagcatCTATAACCTTGTCATGTCATACTCTAAAACATTACTAGGAGggcccaacctctttccctcttgggtgcGTAGCCAATATTGGACCTTACCCCAACCTTCCCCAAAATGCTGTGGTGCAGGATGACACGCGCTCCATAAAGTGCAGTCATGGTAGTCACATTACACCAGGCACAACTTACATTGATGAAAGCCCCCAACATCAGAAAATGGAAAGTGGCTTTCTTCTGGGACCAAGTTATATCTTCCTCAGTACACGAACATGCACAGTCGCACACAACAATATAACTTGAGCCAAACTGTGCGGTGCTggacccagtcaggtctttgacacattcaccctCTCCCGCTGAAAGATCAACCACAGAACGTTCCGGTTGTAATCAAGGGCTAGATACTGTACTTACTTTGAAGTCAGACGCCTTATGTTATTCATAACACCTACATAAGGCTTAATGTTGTAAACATTGTTGGGCCGCCCATCCTATAAATGTTTTACGTGTATGACATGCCAAGGTTATGGGTCTATAATCTATAGATCGCCTCATCTAGCTCTGTGAAGCCTTTATTAAGCAGTGCTTATGTCACTCTTTAAAAATCACTGGTTTATGCTATATTTGACaaagtgggttatgtcacattttcCATGGGTGGTTATgccacacagttatgccacatttatgaatcCTTTATAGAGCATGACATATGATAATATATTTTGAcccatttatgtagtgcttatgaagcccTTATTTGGTCTGTCATATCTGGTAaaaccagtggtgtaaaatacttaagtaaaaatactttaaagtactacataagtcgttttttggggtatctgtactttactttaatatttatatttttagcAACTTATACTttaacttcactacattcctgaagaaaatcatgtactttttactccatacagtttccctgacacccaaaagtactcattacattatgaatgcttagcaggactggaaaatggtccaattcacacacttctcaagagaacatccctggtcatccctactgcctctgatctgttggactcactaaacacatatgcttgtttgtaaattatgtctgagtgatggagtgtgcccctggctatccataaatttaaaaaacaagaaaattgtgctgtctggtttgcttaatataaggaatttgaaatgatttatacttttacttttgatacttaagtatattttagcaattacatttacttttgatacttaagtatatttaaaaccaaatacttttagacttttactcaagtagtattttactgggtgactttcacttttacttgagtcattttctattaaggtatgtttacttttactcaagtatgacactgggtactttttccatcacTGGGTAAAACAAGCTTCAGTGTATCTTTGTGTTGGCATGGTTTATGATGTGTTACTAAGGAGAAGTAGTGGTGGGGTGGGCGACATTTTTGAAAAGTTGAAATGCAGTTTTAAAAGTATTCTCTGGAGTAATAGGTATATTCTATCTGTAATTCTTATCCAATCAGATCACACCATCCCAGGAATGCGCTCAGTTTTGGAGTCGTTCCCGTTCCAGGACAGTCCAGAGTGAAGGACTGTGAGTTTTGCCAGATGACAACGAGTGTGTGTTTGAAAAATGAATTACTGGAGGACAGCAATCTCAAATCACTTCAAGGTACTCGTGAACTGGATGACACATTTGGGGTAAATGGCCTAAAGGTCAAAATGGGTTAAGTTGACGTTCCTCTGCCTTTGGAGCAATTACGTTTTACTGCTTGGCTAAAGGTTGGGGACTGAGTGAATGTTTGTTCAACCAACTGACATGTCTGCATAGTGCCTATTCCGGAGCTGTGACTCTTTAGGCAGAGGGATCAAGCTGAAATTAGGACCGTTTGAAGAAGCAAGTCATCTTGTGTCAGTTTCTTGCAGTTGCTCAATGTACATTCGGCCAGTTTATtgggtacacccatctagtaccgggtcggacccccctgaATTCTATGGGGCAGGGATTCTACAAGTCGGAAATGTTCCACAGgtatgttggtccatgctgatgcAATGGCATCAGGCAGTTGCTGTAGATTGAACGGCTGTcccattgacaccaggcaggatgggtccatggacttatgctacttacgccaaatcctgactctgccatcagcatgatgcaacaggaaccgggatttgtcggaccaggcgatgtttttccactcctcaattgtccagtgttggtgattgcaTGTCCACTGGAGCGGctacttcttgtttttagctgttaggagtggaacctggtgtggttgcaatagcccatccgtgacaatgATCGACGAGTtctgcgttccgagatgccgttctgcacaccactgttgtactgcaccatTATTTGTCTGTGgtccgcctgttagcttgcacgattcttgccattctccttcgacctctcatcaacgagctgttttcgcccacaggactgccactgactggatgtttaTTGTTTGACGCActattctctgtaaaccctagacactgtcgtgcgtgaaaagcccaggagggtggccgtttctgagatactggatcctgcgtgcctggcaccgacgatcataccacgttCAAAGTCGCTTAAGTCACTCGTTCttcccattctaacattcaattgaacagtaactgaatgccttgatgcatgtctgcctgctttatatagcaatcCACGGCCACGTGATCCATTTTTGTGAactgggtggtgtacctaataaactggctggTGAATGTATACTTCAGATTGCATGCATATTTAAGTTGTACAGATAATCcaaatatttgtttttatttagaaATACATTTTGTTAGGAACTGGAATAAACTTTTAATATTTAAAATCTGTGATTTTTCATACTCTATGTACCTTTGGCATTAAAACATTGTACATGAACACCATAAGCAATAAATAATTTATTTAGAAACAGATATAAAGTTGTAACACTCATCTGGCTAATGCTTCTGTTAAGGTGCATATATGAGAGGATACCATCAAAATGTACAATGATGGTGAATTTTAATACATTCATTATTTTTCACATTATTGTAGGAAGACCAACATAGCTGTCTTTCCTCCAAAGCAAACTGGTATACTATAACTTAAAATGCATAACAACAGTTTAAAGAAAGCTGACATGCTTTCAGCAGACTTTATTCTTGAATGCGGAAACAAGGACCAAACCAGCTTTAAACAGTAACTGTTCTTAAAAACATAACCCCACTGGGGCTAAAAGATGAGTATAAAACTTTCATACTGACATTATCGGAGCTCAACGCCCCTACTTCCCTTTGAATAAAGTTGAATGTATTACATCCTTGTTCTTTGTAAACCAAAGCATTGGCTAAGCACAGATCATATTTGCTTGCATTTAATGTAACTACAACAAAACAGAGACTTCTCCAAGTTGGCTAAGCAGTCTGCTCTGAAACAGTTGTTACAACAGAATGTATTAGACCATTTAGAAATATCAGAAACTCTTGACGTGTGCTGCCACTGGTCTTAAACTTCAACATAGACATtccattaaagggatagttcgggattttggcatgaagccctttatctacttccatGCTAGCTGATTCCAAAGACTTCTAGTctttgcgctaacgctagttagcattggctcgcgaaattGCCTCTAACTTCCTTTATACTGGAcgcagacataaaaatggtatccacaagttcatctgaagTATATAAAGATCTTCATTTCCAAAATCCCAAACAATCCCTTTAAAAGGTGTCTTAATAAAATTACTGTGGCTTTGTGGTCCTTGCTATAATTTGTCCCATTGCATCTTTTCCTGGATCATAGTAGACAAAGGGATACTGCAAGATTTCAAGATTTAGGTcatttttctacttacccagagtcagatgaacccaTTTTTAggtctctgcatgcagtttggAGATCATTGAAGTTAGCATATCATTAGCTTAGCACAATTACTGCAAGTCTCCAGATACAGTAGCCAGCTCCTCTCAAAAGCAGGGAAATATACCTAGCTACTCCAAAGCTGGGTGGTTGGTAATTTATAGTTTTACAATATTTTATCAATTAATTAATTTGACTGATAATCATAAGAAATGAGATTCACTTCCTCATTCTGTCCAGTTGTCGCATAAAGATCGCAACGTTGTATCTATCAATGGCGCTGCCCGTATGcccacagacgccataatgggacagatacaacgTTATCTCTATACATCTTTGTGCGGCAACGGGACAGAATGAGGAAATGGACAGAATCTCGTTTCTAATGATTATCAGTAAAATTAACTAATTTATAAAATATCGATTAACATGTATAGCTTTGTGagactatacagtgccttcagaaagtattcataacccttgacttatttcacattttgttgtgttaaagcctgaattaaaATTGGTTAAAATTGATTTGCCTTCCTCACccatctagacacaataccccataatgacaaagtgaaaacatgttttttgaaatttttgcaaattgattgaaaatgaaatgcagaaatatctcatttacataagtcttcacacctgagtcaatacatgttaaaataacctttggcaacaattacagctgtctttctggttaagtctctaagagcattgcacacctggatatttgtacaatatttgcacattattcttttttaaattcttcaaaccgatttaagtccaaactgtaactaggccactcaggaacattcaaggtcatcttggtaagcaacttcagtgcatatttggccttgtgttttaggttattatccagctgaaaggtgaatttgtctcccagtgtctgttagaaagcagactgaaccaagttttcctctgggattttgcctgtgcttagctctattccgtttatttttatcctaaaaaactccctagtcattGCCgacgacaagcatacccataacatgatgcagccaccaccatgcttgaaaatatgaagtggtaaGAGGAACAGCCTGAAGAGGAtctgccccaaacataatgctttgtattcaggatataaagttaatttctttgcacatttctttttgcagttttactttagtgccttatcgcaaacaggatgcatgttttggaatatttgtattgtgtacaggcttctttcttttcactctgtcatttaggttagtattgtggagtaactacaatgctgttgatccatcctcagttttctcccatcaaagccattaaactgttttaaaatcaccattggcctcattgtgaaatccctgagcggtttccttcctatgcggcaacagagttaggaaggacgcctgtatctttttggtgactgggtgtattgatacaccatccaaagtgtaatgaataacttcaccatgctcaaagggatattcaatgtctgcttttttttttaaccaatctaccaataggtgccctttgtgaggcattagaaaacgtccctggtcttcatggttgaatctttgtttgaaattcactgctcgactgagggaccttatagatcattctatgtgtggggtacagagatcagGTAGTCTTTCAAAAAGCATGTTAAACACTAtgattgcacacagagtgagtccatgcaacttattatgtgacattttacttctgaacttatttaggtttgccataaccaaggcgttgaatacttattgactcaagaaacttcagcttttaattttttattatgtgtaggccagtgatacagtctcaatgtaatcaattttaaattcaggctgtaacagaacaatgtggaaaaagtcaaggggtgtgaatattttctgaaggcactgaaaaTGACCAACCACACCCAGCTGTAGAGTAGTTAGGTGTATTTCCCTGCTTTTGTGAGGAGCTggctactgtactacctagagcAGAGTATGTGAGCAGTCGGAAATCCCGCTCCATGTAGCAGTACTTGCGCATACTCTGGCGCTCCATGTCCTTTCCAACTGCTCTGCTAAAAACTGCTCTTTGCTCACAGGAAAATAAACTGCTGCTCCAAATTCACTCCactcattaaaatcacaatttatttAACCAACAcgatctatttttgtgactacctggacctaccatttcgtttgaagtattgaaaccaaaccatatgatttgaatgaaaaggtGAACGTAAGAAGcactcatcatttcaaataggctacatgtcatattaaacagcatataaacactctaaataggtcagagCCAGACAGGGAACCTAAGAAGGAacaaaaatgaattatttaggctatattattttaattatttcaaggctatagcctacaaagaaatacatagtgaagcatttgcgagtgcaacactaggctggtggggacataaagggctcagcatttaaacaacatttcattgtattaaatcattatagtctataaattgcgcatataggctgtgactaacttagaattaaatacaaattaaacgaaaaatgccttattaggctgtgctttttaattcatttttagaaacacgagtttggccagtctgttGCTTCAGGCTCATgcctggtgcctggagagcaggccagcagcagagaatatcctctccacgcttgcagagccactgggatggtaaacacccttttggccactcttgccaggctgggcagagatgtTTTTATTcttgtattttttatatataggtaggcctaaaggttcaggcaaaataacccaatcaaaacagaaagctccttgaaagtgagaatatgccaggcctattgggccaaaatcaatgatgGCCTATTGTACAGATAATAGAAAACAATTTACGAAActtttaagagatctgattttttatttataaatactttgctacaatgacacacttagctagctacccacctcgttcctttaTGTTAGATGTGCACatagtaagtacaccatcatgctttcgggatacgtgtcttttcagattccacaatgattatttagttgtggacactacatcaccgcactccctctcctgctcctcatcttcgtaagtcaccttgattttgcacctgtgtgttttatcagtttctttatgaaaatatttagcgaactccatgacagaAGCTagagcaaggggctatagcagcacacaagtagactacaaatgcatgctgggccgggcttgccctgagctcgtgaagtgagcgCTATTGGAGCGAGAAGGCCGCGCTCCAGTCAAATGGGCacgctccgctcacatactctgaccTGGAGACTTCCAACAAATGCACTAAGATAACAGTATGCTAACTTCCATCATCTCCAAACTGCAcgcagacataaaaatggtatccatgagttcttCTGAcactgggtaagtagaaaaacaacaacaaacccAACATTCATTTACGTTGTGATGCAGTGACGACCACAAGTCTCATTTGGACGAGATTGACTTTattaccaaaattatcctatttacactttgtattcaattttgacagtagaataaatgGTTCTCACTcatattgatgccacataggctgttttctaaatgagaagttgGTTTTTAGAGGCAGTTGCTCTTTAAATCCAGTATTATCTGACTATAACACAAAGAAAGTGGGTACATACATGTGCCATGCTGCCCAACAGCCTGGTCTTGATCCAAAGCGGACGTTCATATCACTGTGAAGCTTTTGGATCTGTCTATACAGTTTTTTCTGCCTCGCCATGGCTTCTCTGAGGGGCCAACCAAGTGATCCAAGGCTGAGACCTGTAGCTACTCTGGGCATTCCTGATGCTGGGTCTCCAAAGCCCTACAgctccatgtcctcctctccaGAGCTGTGGGCCCCGGCCCCTGGGCTGCAGTACAGAGGGGAGTACGTCTCCCCTGGGGggtttgtgggggtggggggaatCTGAGGTGTAGGAGTGGCACTGGGGGTCGGGGGTTGCCTGCTGGTAGTCTGCTGCTTCCTCTGCAGGGAGTCTTTCAGCTTTCGGGCCAGCGCATCCTCTGGGAGGCGCCATACTACCAGCTCCATACAGGAGTGGCTCCTATGGGAACAGGAGAGGAACAGGTGAGTCGATGGGACTGAAAGAGAGAAACAAATAGTGAACACCTCCAAAAGGTATAACGTTTATTCACTACTGGCCACCATGACAGACGGGTCAGGGTTCTATACTAACTTTTCCCACTGTTGGCACTGATGCTACCAACcttttcagttggtggcaccagcacATGATTTGTTCACACCAATTTTTTTAAGAATTGTTTTAAGAATGATCTGGCCCGTGTCCCATAATGTGCCTGCATTCcatacagaaccaggctaatGACTAGCCATCTTTTAAATTACCATACCCTTGAGTGCTTACATTGATTTGGATAGATTTACTGTAACAGCAAAGAAAAGAGACTgttaaatgtatttattgcagATTTTAAAGTGCCACGTGTTCTTTTTTGCAAAATCCTTGAGAGCAGAATTTGAAAAAACGATACTTGATACCACAGCAACAACAAAAGGAAAGCGGGGAGAAGGACTGTGATTTCatttttttaatagaaaaacaaaatGGGATGTTCTaaatccacaacaatgcttaaaccacatcaggggcAATTCTTTAGGTCTGggaaaaacttgagacatttatATTTCtttgtgtagttaccctttaattcaggtTCACACCAGCCAGACAGTTGTGTTCGCTAgtggtgtttctgtagcacaCAATGTGATGGAGTTttcaaaacaaatggccactggattgatgcaaataatcatgatttcCCAGTGCCAACTGAAAGCTACTGGCCCGAATGAGAAAAATACTGTCCCGGGTCAAGATCTGACCGGAAAGCGAATGATACGTACATAATTTCAATAGCAGGTGATTTTATCTTTCATTTACGGGCTGAGCAAGTAGCCTATAcagggttcatacagacattggcaagtcaaataAAAATGACTTTCAAggactttttcaagcacttaatTGTAATTTGCAAGGACCTAAATTGTATATTTAATTGTTGTACCAGCCTATAGAAAAAAATAACTCCCCCCAAAATGTATGCAAAAAAAGTATGTATTACCATTGAACCCTGTGGGTAGGTAGGTACTTGAATGAAATGTTCCTCTGAGGTGGGGGATGAGAAGGAGAGGAATACTTACACAGACTGGGCCACAGTGTGGGGGAGAATGTCACTGATGCCACGCTGAAGCCCCTCCCTCAGACTGTCAGACATCACCAGCACTGGCCGCCTGGGTGCTGGCTCTACATCCAggtcctcatcatcatcatcatcatcatcctccagGGTGATCCTGACAGAAACAGACTAACTtcactgtatgacagagtgtgTAGTGCACAGTGCAGACAAAACAAATGGTGATAATGCTAATACAAGTTATATTCAGTTACAATGCATATTGAAATTATGATGAGTTATGGACAGTAACAGAAACTGGAATCTCTCACATTGCCCTCATAAGGTCTCTCATAGCTAACCTTTCCTCAATCTCCTGCAGTCTCCTATGAGCAGTCGCCACCTCGATGCAGGAGCCTTCTGCTTCTGGACTGGCCAGATGGGAGGGAGACCCGGATATGGGCAGCTCCAGGTTCTGAGTCCCCAGGCAGTGCTGGGGAGGTGCTTGGCTGGCTGATTCAGGTAGAGGGGAGCAGTTGTTGCCTGGTGGCCAGATCTGACACACATTAGGGCTGAGGTCATCCAAAGGATCAcatcctgcctctcccatcagcCTCCTCTTTTTGGCACTGCATCCTCTGGAGAACAAACACATTGATTTGGAGCAAATAATTTGTCCTTTGAAACTAACATGCGCTGCAGAATAAACACCGACGTTCATATTATAGATTTTTCCTATTCTTAACTCACTCGTC
The sequence above is a segment of the Coregonus clupeaformis isolate EN_2021a chromosome 16, ASM2061545v1, whole genome shotgun sequence genome. Coding sequences within it:
- the LOC121584891 gene encoding coiled-coil domain-containing protein 117-like isoform X1; this translates as MLETSCKIPGKDVSPMGWVKPRKKSIQQLKLTFFCVGKPTLSGVERLAFKKSIYPPCFCLLIYHRDFCSTLPPQINREHHPSPMSSELGFLPAMYSFPGFINVPEMGINIGSANTFQHLPGVSPPSTSWERRCLRKHRRRADDEGCSAKKRRLMGEAGCDPLDDLSPNVCQIWPPGNNCSPLPESASQAPPQHCLGTQNLELPISGSPSHLASPEAEGSCIEVATAHRRLQEIEERITLEDDDDDDDEDLDVEPAPRRPVLVMSDSLREGLQRGISDILPHTVAQSVSHSCMELVVWRLPEDALARKLKDSLQRKQQTTSRQPPTPSATPTPQIPPTPTNPPGETYSPLYCSPGAGAHSSGEEDMEL
- the LOC121584891 gene encoding coiled-coil domain-containing protein 117-like isoform X2, with product MHSFNPEFILRKAENVTAKIKRLAFKKSIYPPCFCLLIYHRDFCSTLPPQINREHHPSPMSSELGFLPAMYSFPGFINVPEMGINIGSANTFQHLPGVSPPSTSWERRCLRKHRRRADDEGCSAKKRRLMGEAGCDPLDDLSPNVCQIWPPGNNCSPLPESASQAPPQHCLGTQNLELPISGSPSHLASPEAEGSCIEVATAHRRLQEIEERITLEDDDDDDDEDLDVEPAPRRPVLVMSDSLREGLQRGISDILPHTVAQSVSHSCMELVVWRLPEDALARKLKDSLQRKQQTTSRQPPTPSATPTPQIPPTPTNPPGETYSPLYCSPGAGAHSSGEEDMEL
- the LOC121584891 gene encoding coiled-coil domain-containing protein 117-like isoform X3 gives rise to the protein MSSELGFLPAMYSFPGFINVPEMGINIGSANTFQHLPGVSPPSTSWERRCLRKHRRRADDEGCSAKKRRLMGEAGCDPLDDLSPNVCQIWPPGNNCSPLPESASQAPPQHCLGTQNLELPISGSPSHLASPEAEGSCIEVATAHRRLQEIEERITLEDDDDDDDEDLDVEPAPRRPVLVMSDSLREGLQRGISDILPHTVAQSVSHSCMELVVWRLPEDALARKLKDSLQRKQQTTSRQPPTPSATPTPQIPPTPTNPPGETYSPLYCSPGAGAHSSGEEDMEL